In one Methanobacterium sp. genomic region, the following are encoded:
- a CDS encoding radical SAM protein — translation MLDKIREEISLDDFFGKKSAGKPVNEVEVKSILNKAKKRDSWFLVDYSLNPYLGCSYNCLYCYIRGSHYGGDTTHKLEVKSNAAEILKKQLKRRAKNKEYGFIGIASSTEPYNEVEKEIKLTRSLLKIIARFRFPVSILTRSTLVLRDIDILKKINENAILPPDLKPKLRGGAIISFSFSTPDEKLARIFEPNAPTPKERLETMKKFKALGFRTGVCFMPVLPFLSDSEKQIEKMVVLAKNYGADSILTAGLTLFGDGPTDCKTVYYKTVEKYFPELLEKTKKLFGEKFYPDPKYQRELAEKANRLCKKYHIKNRIA, via the coding sequence TTGCTTGATAAAATTAGAGAAGAGATATCTTTAGATGATTTTTTTGGAAAAAAATCTGCTGGAAAACCCGTAAACGAAGTTGAGGTAAAATCTATTTTAAATAAAGCTAAAAAGCGTGATTCATGGTTTTTAGTAGATTACTCACTTAATCCTTATCTTGGATGCTCGTATAATTGTCTTTACTGCTACATTAGAGGAAGTCATTACGGGGGAGATACAACACACAAACTCGAAGTTAAATCAAATGCCGCAGAAATTTTGAAAAAACAGCTGAAAAGAAGGGCAAAAAATAAAGAATACGGGTTTATTGGCATTGCATCATCTACCGAGCCATATAACGAAGTTGAAAAAGAAATAAAATTAACGAGAAGCCTGCTTAAAATAATAGCACGATTTAGATTCCCAGTTAGTATTTTAACCAGATCCACATTAGTTTTAAGAGATATAGATATTTTAAAAAAGATTAACGAAAATGCTATTTTACCTCCTGACTTAAAACCCAAATTAAGAGGTGGAGCCATAATTTCATTTTCTTTCTCCACTCCAGATGAAAAACTGGCCAGAATATTTGAACCAAACGCCCCAACACCAAAAGAAAGATTAGAAACCATGAAAAAGTTTAAAGCCCTAGGTTTCAGGACAGGAGTATGTTTTATGCCTGTTTTACCATTTCTATCTGATTCTGAAAAACAGATAGAAAAAATGGTGGTGTTAGCCAAAAATTACGGTGCTGACTCCATTTTAACCGCTGGTTTAACCTTATTTGGGGATGGACCAACTGATTGTAAGACTGTTTACTATAAAACAGTCGAAAAATATTTTCCTGAACTTTTAGAAAAAACTAAAAAACTTTTTGGAGAAAAATTTTATCCAGATCCAAAATACCAGAGAGAACTCGCTGAAAAAGCAAATAGGTTATGCAAAAAATACCATATTAAAAATAGAATAGCTTAA